From a single Leptidea sinapis chromosome 19, ilLepSina1.1, whole genome shotgun sequence genomic region:
- the LOC126969715 gene encoding uncharacterized protein LOC126969715, whose amino-acid sequence MKVETKYLGKKSQSEKFKVLNEEVRSFYDYCKEIGVSDDEMDIICRPLLNTVKKATMKRWRRIITAIIIFLAIFYIVCQTDTFQWHATAVARVTLIKLLPLWNWTPLYHNQCIIERIPQKFDGNAVSTKDCVTCEAIQNIARISNTDHNEVFNNHLMRGAPVIVTDANIEWPTGEYNFTGLVNNDDRLRESVPCRILTNIRTGKQPMDLQEIVHRITESTIPSWFIHFQNCDIRAVKTFRILAPRPYFISSEIPPSHFNWLIISKNYDTKRFKQLEFDIGLIVISQLKGKNYIQLKPRDSCKNICSVLSVELLEGETLVLSNLLWEFEYLPGKGNNFALITETDWVETLLD is encoded by the exons ATGAAAGTAGAGAcgaaatatttaggaaaaaagTCTCAAAGCGAAAAATTTAAGGTTCTCAATGAAGAGGTTCGTTCGTTCTACGACTATTGCAAAGAAATTGGAGTGAGTGATGATGAAATGGATATTATTTGTCGTCCTCTATTGAACACTGTAAAAAAGGCGACAATGAAGAGATGGCGAAGAATAATCACagcaattattatatttcttgcAATATTTTACATTGTATGTCAAACCGATACATTTCAATGGCATGCCACGGCCGTTGCTCGGGTGACTCTAATAAAATTACTGCCACTGTGGAATTGGACACCTCTGTATCATAACCAATGCATTATAGAGAGGATTCCCCAGAAGTTCGATGGAAACGCAGTGTCGACGAAGGATTGTGTCACATGTGAAGCTATCC aaaACATCGCGAGAATCTCGAACACAGACCATAATGAAGTGTTTAATAATCACTTAATGCGCGGCGCACCCGTTATCGTCACAGATGCGAACATAGAATGGCCGACTGGCGAATACAATTTCACAGGACTAGTCAACAACGACGATAGACTTCGTGAGTCTGTTCCGTGCAGAATTCTCACTAATATCCGCACTGGAAAGCAACCCATGGACCTGCAGGAGATCGTCCACCGCATTACTGAAAGCACCATTCCTAGTTGGTTTATTCACTTCCAGAATTGCGACATTCGTGCTGTGAAAACTTTCCGCATCCTTGCACCACGCCCGTATTTCATATCATCAGAGATCCCCCCATCCCATTTCAATTGGCTGATCATATCCAAAAATTACGACACGAAAAGATTCAAGCAATTGGAGTTCGATATCGGCTTGATAGTAATATCTCAACTGAAGGGCAAAAACTATATTCAGTTGAAACCTCGGGACAGCTGCAAGAATATCTGTAGTGTGCTAAGCGTCGAGTTGCTGGAAGGTGAAACTTTAGTTTTGAGCAATTTGCTTTGGGAGTTTGAGTATTTGCCCGGTAAAGGCAATAACTTTGCTCTGATAACGGAGACAGATTGGGTGGAGACATTATTGGATTAG